A window of Hevea brasiliensis isolate MT/VB/25A 57/8 chromosome 14, ASM3005281v1, whole genome shotgun sequence contains these coding sequences:
- the LOC110667614 gene encoding dicarboxylate transporter 2.1, chloroplastic, giving the protein MESLALHSVSTTTSFTLSIRNSLLHRSPKPISKFPCTVSPPSLPGTIRSPALSSQKPFLFPPLHKSFKTQFPIRASSEKNDSSNLSKTPPIANPPPQGAKLVPLIISVSVGLILRFFIPKPVEVTPQAWQLLAIFLSTIAGLVLNPLPVGAWAFLGLTTSIVTRTLTFSTAFSAFTNEVIWLIVISFFFARGLVKTGLGDRVATYFVKWLGKSTLGLSYGLTISEALIAPAMPSTTARAGGVFLPIIKSLSLSAGSKPGDASSRKLGSYLVLSQFQSSGNSSALFLTAAAQNLLCLKLAEELGVIVSSPWVSWFKVASLPAFVSLLATPFILYKLFPPEAKDTQDAPAMAAKKLENMGPVTKNELVMVGTMVLAVSLWVFGDALGIPSVVAAMIALSILLLLGVLDWDDCLSEKSAWDTLAWFAVLVGMAGQLTNLGIVAWMSGCVAKILQSLSLSWPAAFVVLQASYFFIHYLFASQTGHVGALYSAFLAMHLAAGVPGVLAALALAYNTNLFGALTHYSSGQAAVYYGAGYVDLPDVFKMGFVMALVNAIIWGAVGTAWWKFLGLY; this is encoded by the exons ATGGAGAGCTTGGCGCTTCACTCTGTCTCCACTACAACCTCCTTCACTCTCTCTATCCGGAATTCCTTACTCCACCGATCACCAAAACCCATCTCCAAATTTCCATGTACTGTCTCTCCACCTTCCCTGCCCGGCACAATCCGATCACCAGCTCTTTCCTCTCAAAAACCATTTCTTTTCCCTCCACTTCACAAGTCCTTCAAAACCCAATTCCCAATTCGCGCCTCCTCTGAGAAAAATGACTCCTCAAACCTATCAAAAACCCCGCCAATCGCAAACCCACCTCCACAAGGTGCCAAGCTTGTTCCCCTTATAATATCTGTTTCTGTAGGTCTCATTCTTCGCTTTTTTATTCCTAAACCCGTCGAAGTAACCCCACAAGCTTGGCAATTACTCGCAATCTTTCTTTCAACCATTGCGGGTCTTGTGTTGAATCCTTTGCCAGTTGGTGCGTGGGCTTTTCTTGGTCTAACAACATCAATTGTGACGAGAACTTTGACGTTTTCGACGGCTTTTAGTGCCTTTACCAACGAGGTTATTTGGTTGAttgttatttctttcttttttgctCGTGGGCTTGTGAAGACCGGCCTAGGGGATAGAGTTGCTACGTATTTTGTCAAGTGGTTGGGGAAGAGTACTTTGGGATTGTCGTATGGATTGACAATTAGTGAGGCGCTTATTGCGCCGGCAATGCCTAGTACTACTGCCAGGGCTGGTGGAGTTTTCTTGCCAATTATTAAGTCCTTGTCGTTGTCAGCGGGTAGTAAGCCAGGGGATGCTTCTTCAAGGAAGCTTGGATCTTATCTCGTTCTTTCCCAGTTCCAG TCTTCTGGGAACTCTAGTGCGCTTTTCCTGACTGCTGCAGCTCAAAATTTGCTTTGTCTCAAATTAGCTGAGGAACTTGGGGTTATAGTTTCAAGCCCTTGGGTTTCCTGGTTCAAGGTGGCCAGTTTGCCAGCATTTGTTTCTCTTCTAGCTACGCCATTTATCTTATATAAGCTTTTTCCTCCTGAAGCCAAGGACACTCAGGATGCCCCTGCAATGGCTGCAAAGAAACTGGAGAATATGGGTCCTGTCACAAAAAATGAATTGGTCATGGTTGGCACAATGGTTCTTGCAGTTTCTTTGTGGGTGTTTGG AGATGCTCTTGGTATACCGAGTGTTGTAGCTGCAATGATTGCCTTATCAATATTACTTTTGTTGGGAGTGCTTGATTGGGATGACTGCTTAAGTGAAAAATCAGCCTGGGATACCTTGGCTTGGTTTGCTGTTCTGGTGGGCATGGCAGGGCAACTGACAAACCTTGGTATTGTAGCCTGGATGTCTGGTTGTGTGGCCAAGATCCTTCAATCTCTCTCTTTGAGCTGGCCAGCTGCATTTGTTGTTCTTCAGGCATCTTACTTCTTCATTCACTATCTATTCGCTAGTCAAACTGGTCATGTGGGAGCTCTGTACTCTGCATTTCTTGCCATGCACTTGGCAGCTGGAGTGCCTGGTGTGTTGGCAGCACTGGCtttagcttacaatacaaatctTTTTGGTGCTCTTACACACTACAGCAGTGGTCAGGCTGCTGTATACTATGGAG CTGGGTATGTAGACCTTCCTGATGTATTCAAGATGGGCTTTGTAATGGCCCTGGTTAATGCTATCATCTGGGGAGCGGTTGGAACTGCCTGgtggaaatttttgggcctctacTAA
- the LOC110667615 gene encoding bifunctional riboflavin biosynthesis protein RIBA 1, chloroplastic, producing MVSINVPSCPSTTARTALPCTQAWRNFKLFNGLHGVNSFSANGSTLNSTFISIDGSKSPFSTKAIGKIQAAVVSDEGDLLSYTNGNIAAEKRTFIDNKPVEIKLQPDAIAFGTLGADTGPVPHGFPIHNDEFDLDRPTEGFSSIPEAIEDIRQGKMVVVVDDEDRENEGDVIMAAELATPEAMAFIVKHGTGIVCVSMAGEYLDRLQLPLMVTQNENDEKLRTAFTVTVDAKHGTTTGVSACDRATTVLALASRDSKPEDFNRPGHIFPLRYRDGGVLKRAGHTEASVDLAVLAGLDPVAALCEIVDDDGSMARLPKLRQFAQQENLKIISIADLIRYRRKREKLVDRSSAARIPTMWGPFTAYCYRSILDGIEHIAMVKGEIGDGQDILVRVHSECLTGDIFGSARCDCGNQLALAMQQIEAAGRGVLIYLRGHEGRGIGLGHKLRAYNLQDAGRDTVEANEELGLPVDSREYGIGAQMLQDLGVRTMKLMTNNPAKYIGLKGYGLTVVGRVPLLTTITKENKRYLEAKRAKMGHIYGVEFNGHLSNPLSGNGKPSIETAADATSN from the exons ATGGTTTCTATTAATGTCCCTTCCTGCCCCTCAACAACTGCTAGAACAGCTCTCCCTTGTACCCA GGCATGGAGAAACTTCAAATTGTTCAATGGATTACATGGAGTGAATTCATTTTCTGCAAATGGGAGCACATTGAACTCCACTTTCATCAGCATTGATGGTAGTAAATCCCCTTTCAGTACAAAGGCTATTGGCAAAATTCAAGCAGCAGTAGTATCTGATGAAGGTGACCTACTGTCCTATACCAATGGCAATATTGCTGCAGAAAAGAGGACTTTCATTGATAACAAACCAGTTGAAATTAAATTACAGCCTGACGCAATAGCATTTGGAACTCTTGGGGCAGATACTGGTCCTGTCCCCCATGGTTTTCCCATCCATAATGATGAGTTTGATTTGGATCGCCCCACAGAAGGTTTTTCCTCCATCCCTGAGGCCATTGAAGATATTCGTCAAGGAAAG ATGGTAGTGGTTGTAGATGACGAAGACAGAGAAAATGAAGGGGATGTTATCATGGCAGCAGAGTTGGCAACACCTGAAGCTATGGCTTTTATTGTGAAGCATGGTACTGGAATAGTTTGTGTAAGCATGGCCGGGGAATATCTTGACAGGTTGCAGCTCCCTTTGATGGTCACccaaaatgaaaatgatgaaaaaCTTCGTACTGCATTCACAGTGACAGTG GATGCAAAACATGGTACAACCACAGGGGTTTCAGCTTGTGACAGGGCAACAACAGTGTTAGCTCTTGCATCCAGGGATTCAAAACCTGAAGACTTCAATCGGCCAGGCCATATTTTCCCATTGAGGTACAGAGATGGTGGTGTTTTGAAAAGAGCTGGACATACAGAAGCGTCTGTTGATCTTGCTGTTCTAGCTGGATTGGACCCTGTTGCAGCTCTGTGCGAGATTGTGGATGATGATGGCTCCATGGCTAGATTGCCAAAGCTTCGTCAATTTGCACAGCAGgagaatttaaaaattatatctaTTGCTGATTTAATCAG GTATAGGAGGAAGAGAGAGAAATTAGTTGATCGTTCTTCTGCTGCTCGGATACCAACAATGTGGGGTCCATTTACAGCCTACTGTTATAGATCAATATTAGATGGCATTGAACATATTGCAATGGTTAAG GGTGAGATTGGAGATGGGCAGGATATTCTTGTGAGGGTACATTCAGAGTGCCTCACAGGAGACatatttggttctgccagatgcgACTGTGGGAACCAGCTGGCACTTGCAATGCAGCAGATTGAGGCTGCTGGCAGGGGTGTGCTGATCTACCTCCGTGGGCATGAAGGAAGGGGCATTGGTTTGGGTCACAAGCTTCGTGCTTACAACCTACAGGATGCTGGGCGTGATACGGTGGAAGCAAATGAGGAGCTGGGACTGCCCGTCGATTCACGAGAATATGGCATTGGTGCCCAG ATGTTGCAGGATCTGGGCGTCCGAACGATGAAGTTGATGACAAACAACCCTGCAAAGTACATTGGGCTCAAGGGTTATGGTTTGACAGTTGTAGGTAGGGTTCCTCTACTAACCACCATCACAAAGGAAAACAAGAGGTATCTAGAGGCAAAACGTGCTAAAATGGGTCATATCTATGGCGTAGAATTCAATGGCCATTTGAGCAATCCTCTCAGTGGCAATGGTAAACCTAGCATTGAGACTGCTGCAGATGCTACTTCTAACTGA
- the LOC110667593 gene encoding classical arabinogalactan protein 9, which translates to MARSSFAFLMLMAVLLGSSLAQSPTSSPVPSPTKSPVATPPPASSTSPTVNPPVSAPSPLKTPPANAPSPATADSPPSPPPSLPSPAPATTSVPPSSISGTPSEAPAPAENGAGLNRIAIAGSLLAGAFTAVLVL; encoded by the coding sequence ATGGCTCGTTCAAGCTTTGCGTTCTTGATGCTAATGGCGGTGCTGTTGGGATCCTCACTGGCACAGTCACCAACATCCTCTCCTGTACCGTCTCCGACCAAATCGCCTGTGGCAACTCCACCACCAGCATCTTCGACGTCCCCAACCGTTAATCCACCAGTATCTGCCCCTTCTCCTTTGAAGACTCCACCAGCAAATGCACCATCTCCAGCTACTGCTGATTCACCTCCATCTCCTCCTCCTTCTTTGCCTTCTCCGGCTCCTGCTACAACTTCTGTCCCTCCTTCCTCAATCTCTGGCACGCCATCCGAAGCTCCTGCTCCAGCGGAAAACGGTGCCGGATTGAATAGAATTGCTATTGCCGGATCTCTGCTTGCTGGTGCATTCACTGCCGTTTTGGTGTTATAA
- the LOC110667598 gene encoding classical arabinogalactan protein 1, with product MARSSAVALMIMAIFMTSALAQPPASSPASSPVKSPQSSTSNLEPAAAPQSQPPEKSSTPPNPSSAESPPPPRPSTPESSPAPVTSSPSPSAISVPPSDAPSPAENSGISNRFAISGTVAAALFVTVLVM from the coding sequence ATGGCTCGCTCCAGCGCTGTTGCTTTAATGATAATGGCAATTTTCATGACCTCTGCGTTAGCTCAACCTCCTGCATCCTCACCGGCATCTTCTCCAGTGAAATCTCCGCAGTCATCGACTTCAAATCTGGAACCAGCCGCCGCTCCTCAGTCTCAGCCACCTGAAAAGAGTAGCACTCCTCCGAATCCTTCTTCTGCAgaatctcctcctcctcctcgtcCTAGTACTCCAGAGTCTTCTCCTGCTCCAGTAACGTCTTCTCCTTCCCCCTCCGCAATCTCGGTGCCGCCGTCTGATGCTCCTTCACCGGCTGAAAACAGCGGCATTTCGAACAGATTTGCTATTTCTGGAACTGTGGCTGCTGCTCTCTTTGTTACCGTTTTGGTGATGTAG